A single Pseudomonas sp. DC1.2 DNA region contains:
- a CDS encoding PepSY-associated TM helix domain-containing protein has translation MKSTTLRRWSFVHTWTSLVCTVFLLMLALTGLPLIFHHEIDHLLGDAAELKQMPANTPQLDLQQLVRAAEKHRPGEVMQYFGWEDEEPNGVVTIMAPTAGTEPNSSHTFMLDARTGEALEMPSANGGLMMVMLRLHVDMFAGLPGKLLLAFMGLMFVVALVSGTVLYLPFMRRLNFATVRRDKSTRLRWLDLHNLIGIVTLTWALVVGVTGVISACTDLLIAAWRTDSLSAMVAPYRDAPPLSQLAPATRLLDIAKAVAPGMQPDFIAFPGTRFSSEHHYAVFMKGSTHLTSHLLTPVLIDASTLHVTAVAQRPWYMDVMGMSQPLHFGDYGAMPMKILWAALDLLLIIVLGSGVYLWLVRRKTAKPARKKAETRP, from the coding sequence ATGAAAAGTACAACCCTGCGCCGCTGGTCCTTCGTCCACACCTGGACCAGCCTGGTCTGCACCGTATTCCTGCTGATGCTGGCGCTGACCGGCCTGCCGCTGATCTTCCACCACGAGATCGACCACTTGCTGGGCGATGCGGCCGAACTGAAGCAGATGCCGGCCAACACCCCGCAGCTCGATTTGCAGCAGTTAGTGCGGGCGGCGGAAAAACATCGTCCAGGCGAGGTCATGCAGTATTTCGGCTGGGAGGACGAAGAGCCCAACGGGGTCGTCACGATCATGGCGCCCACCGCCGGCACCGAACCGAACTCATCCCATACGTTCATGCTCGACGCTCGCACCGGCGAAGCATTGGAGATGCCTTCGGCCAACGGCGGGCTGATGATGGTCATGTTGCGCCTGCACGTGGACATGTTCGCGGGCCTGCCGGGCAAGTTATTGCTGGCGTTCATGGGCCTGATGTTTGTCGTCGCCCTGGTTTCCGGGACGGTGCTGTACCTACCGTTCATGCGCCGCTTGAATTTCGCGACCGTGCGCCGAGATAAATCAACGCGTCTGCGCTGGCTCGACCTGCACAACCTGATTGGCATAGTGACGCTGACGTGGGCGTTGGTGGTGGGCGTGACCGGCGTGATCAGCGCCTGCACCGACTTACTGATCGCCGCGTGGCGTACCGACAGCCTGAGTGCGATGGTCGCACCCTACCGGGATGCCCCGCCGCTGTCGCAACTGGCGCCCGCCACGCGACTGCTCGACATCGCCAAAGCCGTCGCGCCGGGCATGCAGCCTGACTTCATAGCCTTCCCCGGCACACGGTTCTCCAGCGAACACCATTACGCCGTGTTCATGAAAGGCAGCACGCACCTGACGTCACACCTGCTGACGCCGGTACTGATCGACGCCAGCACCCTGCACGTCACCGCCGTGGCCCAAAGGCCTTGGTACATGGACGTCATGGGCATGTCGCAACCGCTGCACTTCGGTGATTACGGCGCCATGCCGATGAAAATCCTCTGGGCGGCCCTGGATCTGCTGCTGATCATCGTGCTTGGCAGCGGCGTTTACCTGTGGCTAGTGCGGCGCAAAACGGCCAAACCAGCCCGCAAAAAAGCGGAGACACGCCCATGA
- a CDS encoding TonB-dependent siderophore receptor: MSRSLDTLLRPSLLAVAIVLCAPLTSSPLIAAEQASSVRAYDLPAASLASTLNQIASQAGLALSLNPALAAGKTSAPVKGQFDASSALREALRGTGLQLEQSSAGTYSLVAVPDGVMALPETAVIGVQDAESAWGPVDGYLATRTAAGSKTDTSLVEAPRSISVATREQMQDRGVQNLDDAVRYMPGIVASSYGSDTRADWLRVRGFEPTQFLDGLPLPKGVYANPKVETWDLDRVALLRGPASSVYGQTPPGGLLDMVSRRPSAESSHEVQLQYGTDNHRQINFASTGKIDDEGQFLYSLSGVLRDSGTQIDHIDNTRYNIAPSMRWNIDEDTQLTLLTQFTRDDTGITSQFLPVQGTKIKSPFGDIAHNKNLGDPNWEYYDRTYYALGYAFEHRFNDVWQFKQNLRYTKTDLSFQAITVGSYPYTQVDAQGNVGRTTTSVDEDISQFAVDNNFQGDFATGDLRHTLLIGLDHQRTGSNYTSIFGSAPSINVNNPIYGQPIERPARSTAYYDYNQKTYQSGVYIQDQMALDQWRLTLGGREDWVHSATTYFNKADATNTERNKNFSANAAISYVFDSGFVPYLSYAESFQPAMNASASPTESFNPTEGKQWELGIKYQPPGSKTLLSAAVYDLTQKNVLVTTTVADIPVTSQTGEVKVKGLELEAVSDVTDNLKIIAAYTLAKSEVQKGDYKGNRLQLMPNQQASLWTDYTWHAGMLDGFGVGAGVRYTGNTYGDQGNTWLGKADAYTLFDASVHYDLGRLDNSLKGASVAVNATNLFDKDYLSTCDSFYCYYGDQRSVVASATYKW, encoded by the coding sequence ATGTCCCGCTCGCTTGACACCCTGTTGCGCCCCAGCTTACTGGCGGTCGCGATCGTCCTCTGCGCCCCTCTGACCAGCAGCCCGTTGATCGCCGCCGAACAGGCGTCCAGCGTGCGCGCCTACGACCTGCCCGCGGCGTCCCTGGCCAGCACACTGAACCAGATCGCCAGCCAGGCCGGCCTCGCACTGTCATTGAATCCGGCATTGGCGGCAGGCAAGACCTCGGCGCCGGTAAAAGGTCAGTTCGACGCCTCCTCGGCCCTGCGTGAAGCATTGCGCGGTACAGGCCTGCAACTGGAACAGAGCAGCGCCGGGACGTACAGCCTGGTGGCCGTGCCCGATGGCGTGATGGCTCTGCCGGAAACCGCCGTGATCGGCGTACAGGACGCTGAAAGCGCTTGGGGGCCAGTCGACGGTTATCTGGCTACCCGCACCGCCGCCGGCAGCAAAACCGACACGTCGCTGGTTGAAGCACCGCGTTCGATTTCGGTGGCAACGCGCGAACAAATGCAGGACCGCGGCGTGCAGAACCTCGATGACGCCGTGCGCTACATGCCTGGCATTGTCGCCAGCAGCTACGGCAGTGACACCCGCGCCGACTGGCTGCGCGTGCGCGGTTTCGAGCCGACACAGTTCCTTGATGGCCTGCCACTGCCAAAGGGCGTGTACGCCAACCCGAAAGTGGAGACCTGGGACCTGGACCGCGTCGCCCTGCTGCGCGGTCCGGCCTCGTCGGTCTACGGCCAGACGCCACCGGGCGGCTTGCTCGACATGGTCAGCCGCCGTCCCAGCGCCGAGTCCAGCCACGAAGTCCAGCTGCAATATGGCACTGACAATCATCGCCAGATCAATTTTGCCAGCACCGGCAAAATCGACGACGAAGGCCAGTTTCTCTACAGCCTCAGTGGCGTGCTACGCGACAGCGGCACCCAAATCGATCACATCGACAACACGCGCTACAACATCGCCCCCAGCATGAGGTGGAATATCGATGAGGACACCCAGCTCACCCTGCTGACGCAATTCACCCGCGACGATACCGGCATCACCAGCCAGTTCCTGCCGGTGCAGGGCACCAAAATCAAGAGTCCGTTCGGCGATATTGCGCACAACAAAAACCTCGGCGATCCGAACTGGGAATACTACGACCGCACGTATTACGCACTCGGCTATGCCTTCGAGCATCGTTTCAACGATGTCTGGCAGTTCAAGCAAAACCTGCGTTACACCAAGACCGATTTATCCTTCCAGGCCATTACGGTCGGTTCGTACCCTTACACCCAGGTCGACGCGCAAGGTAACGTCGGGCGCACCACCACCAGCGTCGATGAAGACATCAGCCAATTCGCCGTAGACAATAACTTCCAGGGCGACTTCGCCACCGGCGACCTTCGGCACACTCTGCTGATCGGCCTCGACCACCAACGCACCGGCTCCAACTACACCTCAATCTTTGGCAGCGCGCCGAGCATCAACGTTAACAACCCGATTTACGGCCAGCCGATAGAGCGACCGGCGCGGTCGACTGCGTATTACGACTACAACCAAAAAACCTATCAGAGCGGTGTGTACATTCAGGACCAGATGGCCCTCGACCAATGGCGCCTGACCCTGGGAGGTCGTGAAGACTGGGTACACTCTGCAACGACCTACTTCAACAAAGCCGACGCGACCAACACCGAGCGCAACAAAAACTTCAGCGCTAACGCGGCGATCAGCTACGTGTTCGACTCGGGCTTTGTGCCTTATCTGTCCTACGCCGAGTCGTTCCAGCCGGCCATGAACGCCAGCGCCTCGCCGACCGAATCGTTCAATCCCACCGAAGGCAAACAATGGGAACTGGGCATCAAGTACCAGCCGCCAGGCAGCAAGACCCTACTCAGCGCGGCGGTGTATGACCTGACCCAGAAAAACGTGTTGGTCACCACCACCGTGGCCGATATCCCGGTCACCAGCCAGACTGGCGAAGTGAAGGTCAAAGGCCTAGAGCTGGAAGCCGTTTCCGACGTCACCGACAACCTGAAAATCATCGCGGCCTACACGTTGGCCAAGTCCGAGGTGCAGAAGGGCGACTACAAAGGCAATCGTCTGCAACTGATGCCCAACCAGCAAGCCTCGCTGTGGACCGATTACACCTGGCACGCCGGCATGCTGGACGGCTTCGGCGTCGGCGCCGGCGTTCGCTACACCGGCAACACCTATGGCGATCAGGGCAACACCTGGCTGGGCAAGGCAGATGCCTACACCCTGTTTGACGCGTCGGTACATTACGACCTCGGGCGTCTGGACAACAGCCTCAAGGGAGCGTCCGTGGCGGTGAATGCCACCAACCTGTTTGACAAGGATTACCTCTCCACGTGTGACAGTTTCTATTGCTACTACGGCGACCAACGTAGCGTCGTCGCCAGTGCGACGTACAAGTGGTAA